A window of Streptomyces sp. Je 1-332 genomic DNA:
ACTCCTTGAGCAGCGCCACGCGCCCCACCAGGACCGCGTGGCCCTCGACGACGCCCTGGACGCCGAGGCCCGCGACGTTCGCGAAGTCCTCGGGCGCGGGCAGCGTGCCGACCCGCTCGGCCGCTCCCGTGGCGACGGCCTGGGCGATGGGGTGCTCCGAGGAGTGCTCCAACGCCCCTGCCAGACGCAGGACTTCGTCCTCGGTCGTGCCGTCCGCGACATGCGTGGCGAGCAGGGTCATCTTGCCGGTGGTGACGGTGCCGGTCTTGTCCAGGACGATCGTGTCGGCCTTGCGGGTCGTCTCCAGGACCTCCGGACCCTTGATCAGGATGCCGAGCTGGGCGCCGCGCCCGGTGCCGACCATGAGGGCGGTCGGCGTCGCGAGTCCCAGGGCGCAGGGGCAGGCGATGATCAGTACGGCGACCGCGGCGGTGAAGGCCGCCGTGAGTCCGGAGCCGTTGCCGAGCCAGAAGCCGAGCGTGGCGACGGCCAGGGCGATGACGACCGGGACGAAGACCGCGGAGATCCTGTCGGCGAGGCGCTGGGCCGCCGCCTTGCCGTTCTGCGCGTCCTCGACGAGCTTGGCCATACGGGCGAGTTGGGTGTCGGCGCCGACGCGGGTGGCCTCGACGACCAGGCGCCCGCCGACGTTGAGCGTGGCTCCGGTGACCGCGTCGCCCGGGGCGACCTCGACCGGCACGGACTCGCCGGTGAGCATGGAGGCGTCGACGGCCGAGGCGCCCTCGACGACCCGGCCGTCGGTGGCGATCTTCTCTCCGGGCCGCACGAGGAAGCGGTCGCCGACCGTCAACTCGCCCACAGGGATGGTCGCTTCACGCCCGCCGTCCCGCAGGACCGTGACGTCCTTGGCGCCGAGCTGGAGCAGCGCCTTCAGGGCCGCGCCCGCCTTGCGCTTGGAGCGGGCCTCGAAGTACCGCCCGGCCAGGATGAAGGCGGTGACGCCCGCCGCGGCCTCCAGGTAGATGTTCCCCGCGCCGTCCGTGCGGGAGATGGTCAACTCGAAGGGGTGGGTCATGCCGGGCGTCCCGGCCGTGCCGAAGAACAGCGCCCACAGCGACCAGACGAACGCGGCCGATGTGCCGACCGAGATCAGCGTGTCCATCGTCGCGGCGCCGTGTCGCGCGTTCGTGTACGCGGCCTTGTGGAAGGGCCAGGCCGCGTACGTCACGACCGGCGCCGCGAGGGTCAGGGACAGCCACTGCCAGTACTCGAACTGCAGGGCCGGGATCATCGCCATCGCGACGACGGGCAGGGAGAGCAGTACGGCGGTGGTCAACCGCTCGCGCAGCGGCCGCAGTTCGTCGTCCGCCTCCCGCTCGCCGCCGTCCGCGTCCGACTCCCCCGTGCGGGCCGGTGCGGGCTCCTGCGCGGTGTACCCGGTGGCCTCGACGGTGGCGATCAGATCCTGTACGGCGACGTCCTGGCCGCGGTAGCTGACCTTGGCCTTCTCGGTGGCGTAGTTGACGGTCGCCTCGACGCCGTCCATGCGGTTGAGCTTCTTCTCGATCCTGGCGGCGCACGAGGCGCAGGTCATGCCGCCGATGGCGAGTTCCACTTCGGCGGTGGACGCCACCTCGGGGGTGCCGGGTGTGGTCGACATGGCTGCGGGCTCCTTGTGACGGGGGCAGATTCCGAGGGTACCCGGGGCGGGTACCTCTGACGGGGTCCGTTTATACCCCTGGGGGGTACCAGACGCAAGGGCGGTTCCGGCTTGACTTGGTACCCCCAGGGGGTATCTTCGAATGTACGAGGAGCGGCCGACCTGACGACCGGACGACCGGCCCACTCCACTCGCACTCGGGAGCTGTCATGAACACCGGACTGAAGATCACCGCCTTCACCGCCGCCGTCGCCGCGACGTTCGGCACCGCGTACAGCGTGGGCCAGGGCGTCGACCCCGTGACCGCGGAGAAGAAGCCCGCGAGCGAGGACGGCGGGCATGGCGGGCACACGGGCGAGAAGGAGAAGCCGGCCGGCGAGGAGGCCTCCGCGGGGCACGCGGAGGCCGTGCCCGGTGGTCTGCAGATCTCCGAGGGCGGTTACGCCCTCGACCTCCAGACCTCCCGCATCGACGCCGAGAAGCGCGAGGAGCTGCGGTTCAGGGTGGTCAAGGAGGGTCGGGGCAAGAACGTCACGGCGTACGAGAGGGAGCACGGCAAGGAGCTGCACCTCATCGTCGCGTCACGTGACCTGACGACCTACCGTCACCTGCACCCGACCCGGGCGTCGGACGGTACCTGGTCGACTCCGGTCGAGCTGCCGGAGGCGGGCGGTTACCGCGTCTTCGCCGACTTCAAGCCTGCGGGGGCGAAGGAGGGGCTGACGCTGGGGGCGGATCTCGCGGTGGCGGGCAGGTACGTTCCCAAGGCGCTTCCTGGGGCGGGGGCGCGGACCTCGGTCGACGGCTACGAGGTCACTCTCCAGGGCGAGTTGAAGCCGGGGAAGGCGGCTGACGTGACGCTGAACGTGGAGAAGAACGGCAGGCCGGTGACCGATCTTCAGCCGTACCTGGGTTCGTACGGGCACCTGGTCGCGTTGCGGGCCGGTGACTTGGCGTACCTCCATGTGCACCCCACCGGTGGGCCCGGTGATGGGCGGACGAAGCCGGGGCCTGGCGTCTCCTTCGCGGCGACGGCTCCTAGCGGGGGCGCTTATCGGCTGTTCCTCGACTTCAAGCATGAGGGGGTTGTGCGGACGGCCGCCTTCACGGTCCGGACCGGCTCCGCCGGGGGCCCCACCGAGTCCCAGCCCCCGGCCCACACGCACTGAGCGAGACAGCATCTCCTGCGGGCCGGTGGGGGTCGCTCGCGCAGTTCCCCGCGCCCCTAAACCCCCACCCACCTGCAGGCACATCGTGGTTACTCGCGCCGTTCCCCGCGCCCCTAAACCCCCTCCCGCCCGCGGGCGCGTCGTGGTTGCTCGCGCCGTTCCCCGCGCCCCTAAACCCCCTCCCACCTGCGGGCACGCCGTGGTTGCTCGCGCCGTTCCCCGCGCCCCTAAACCCCCTCCCGCCCGCGGGCGCGTCGTGGTCGCTCGCGCCGTTCCCCGCGCCCCTTCGGGGCGCCCCGAAGGGGCGCGAGGAACTGCGCGCCAAGCCACGACGGCGCAGCAGTCACACACGGCGAGCACCACCCCTAGGGGCGCGGGGAACTGCGCGACCAGCCACAACCGGCCCGCAGACACAAGACGACCGGCACCACCCCCAGGGGCGCGGGGAACGGCGCGAGCAACCACAACCCACCCGCAGGTACAAGACGGGCGCCACCACCCCCAGGGGCGCGAGGAACCGCGCGGCCAGTCACGACCCGCCCGCAGCCGCGACCCCGCAGGGAAGCCGGCGCTCAGTCGAAGAGCGGCAGCTCCCCCTCCCTCGCCCCCGCCAACTCATACCGCGTCCCCGCAAGAGGCCGCCCCGTGTACAGACGGACCAGGGTCGGCGCGTCCCCGATGTAGCGGGCCGGCGGACGCCGGCCGTCCGGAACGCCCAGGGAAAGCGGCTCATCCCACCCGTCCACATCCGCATGCAGCGAAACCGCCGACGTCGACCTGCTGTACTCCCCCAGCAGCGTCAACGCATCCCCGAGCCCCGCCCCTCCATACGCCCCCGGCAGCCCCCACGCCTCCCGCACATCCCCCGCATGCACCCACTCCCCCAGCGCCACACCGTCGAGCCGCCCCTTGAACGCCACCATGACCGCACCCGCCTCCGTCATGCCGTGCTCGAGCTCGTCCACGATGCGGGAGTTGGGCCAGTCGGCGCGCTCGGCGATGTCGCGGTCGTTGCTCTCCGGGCTGTACACGCCCTCCTCGAACCGCTTCTCGACGACGCGCGCCAGCGCCGAGCTGCAGTGCGCGAGCACATGCCGCACCGTCCAGCCCGGACAGCAGGTCCTGATCGCGTAGGCGGAGTCGTCGGCGGCCCTCAACAGCGGGATCAGCAGGTCGCGTTCGGTGCGCAGCAGGCGTCCCGGGCGCTCGGGATCGTACGCCTCGTCATGTGTGTACGTGGTCGCAGTCATGCCGCAAGCCAACCCCCCTCCGCCACGCATGACAACGGGGTAAGGACACCAGCCCCTCCCCGTTCTACACCCCCTGGGGGTATCAACGCATCCACGCGTTAGAGTCCCCCCATGCCCCACCACGACAAGGAACTCCGCGCCCGCTGGCACGCGACCCTGCTGCGCGTGAGCGAAGGGACCCCCGACCCCGCGCCCTACGCGGACAACCTGCTCGCGCGCTGGGCCGAGCCGCAGCGGCGGTACCACACCACCGCTCACCTCTCGGCGGTCCTCGATCACATCGACGTACTGGAGGAGCACGCCGAGGAGCCCGACCTCGTACGGCTCGCGGCGTGGTTCCACGACGCGGTGTACGCACCGGACCGCTCCGAGAACGAGGAACGCAGCGCCCGCCTCGCCGAACGCGCCCTCCAGGAGAGCGGGTTGATGCCCGCCGCGACGGCGGAGGTGGCCCGCCTCGTCCGCCTGACCGTCACCCACGACCCCGCCGACGGCGACCACAACGGCGAGACGCTGTGCGACGCCGACCTGGCGATCCTGGCCGCCGCCCCGGACGCCTACGCCGCGTACGCCGCCGCTGTCCGCGAGGAGTACGCCTTCGTGCCGGACGAGGACTTCCGCGCGGGTCGGGCCGCGGTGCTCCGGCAGCTCCTGGCCCTGCCCCGGCTGTTCCGCACGCCGCACGGAGCTGCCGAGTGGGAGGGCCCGGCGCGCGAGAACCTGGCGACGGAATTGCAGCTGCTCGGCGCCTGACGCTCCCGTACGCTCGCCGCATGCTTTCCATGGGTGGGGACCAGGTCGAGGAAGCCGTGGCGCACGCGGCGAAGGTGCTGCGTGCGGCAGTCGGGCTCGACTGGAGCGTGCGGGCGGGTGGCCTCGACTGGAGCTGCCTGGAGACGGCCGAGCACATCGCGGGTGACCTCGTCGCGTACGCGGGGCAGTTGACGGGCCGCGCGCAGGACGCGTACGTGCCCTTCGAGATCGCCTTCGACGAGGGCGCGGGCCCCGAGGACGCGATCCGCGTCATCGAGTCGACCGGCGGCCTGCTCTCGGCGGTGGTGCGCACCACGCCGCCGGGGGTCAGGGCCTACCACCCGTACCCGCACGGCAGCGCGGACGCGGTGGGCTTCGCGGCGATGGGCGTCGCGGAGGTACTGCTGCACACGTACGACATCGCGCAGGCCCTCGGCGTGGACGCGAAGCCGCCGGCCGCGCTCTGCGAGGCGGTGCTCGCCTGGCTCTTCCCGCAGGTTCCGCCCGCGCGCGCACCCGAGGACCACTGGGCGACGCTGCTCTGGGCCACGGGCCGCGGCACCCTGCCGGGGCGCCCCCGCCTCGACAAGTGGCGCTGGCACAACGCCCTCTCGATCCCCGCGGGCCGGATCGCGCTGCGGGAGGTCTCCCCCGCGGCGGCGGCGGATCTCGCGGCGGGCGGGCCGGGGGGCCTGACGTGGATCGAGGGCGGGCCCTTCGACGGGACGCGGCGGGCCGCGGAGATGGTGACGAAGGCGTACGCGTCCGGGGTGCACCGGCCCGAGTGGGGCATGTTCGCCCTGGTGCGGGCGGAGGACGAGGTGGCGGTCGGCGGCATGGGCTTCCACGGGCCGCCGGACGAGGAGGGGATCGCCGAGGTCGGCTATGACCTGGCGGTCGGCGCGCGGGGCCGGGGGTACGCCTCGGAGGCCCTGGACTCCCTCTCCGCCTGGGCGCTGGCCCGCCCGGAACTCTCCGCGCTCCTGGCCCTGATCGAACCCGCCAACGAGCCCTCGCAGAGGGTGGCCCTCCGGGCGTCGTACGTCCGAGCCTCGGACCGCGGGGACCTCCGGGCTTACCTGCGGCGGGGTTAGCGGGGGCGGGGGTAACGGAGGCGGGGGTAATGGAGGCGGCTGCGGGCACCCAGGGAATGCCGCGCCCCACCCCCAGCGTTCCCCACTGTTATGCCCACCCCAGCCCCGAAGCGCATGCCCGTCGCCGTCTACATCCTCGGCCTCGCCGTCTTCGCTCTCGGTACGAGCGAGTTCA
This region includes:
- a CDS encoding heavy metal translocating P-type ATPase codes for the protein MSTTPGTPEVASTAEVELAIGGMTCASCAARIEKKLNRMDGVEATVNYATEKAKVSYRGQDVAVQDLIATVEATGYTAQEPAPARTGESDADGGEREADDELRPLRERLTTAVLLSLPVVAMAMIPALQFEYWQWLSLTLAAPVVTYAAWPFHKAAYTNARHGAATMDTLISVGTSAAFVWSLWALFFGTAGTPGMTHPFELTISRTDGAGNIYLEAAAGVTAFILAGRYFEARSKRKAGAALKALLQLGAKDVTVLRDGGREATIPVGELTVGDRFLVRPGEKIATDGRVVEGASAVDASMLTGESVPVEVAPGDAVTGATLNVGGRLVVEATRVGADTQLARMAKLVEDAQNGKAAAQRLADRISAVFVPVVIALAVATLGFWLGNGSGLTAAFTAAVAVLIIACPCALGLATPTALMVGTGRGAQLGILIKGPEVLETTRKADTIVLDKTGTVTTGKMTLLATHVADGTTEDEVLRLAGALEHSSEHPIAQAVATGAAERVGTLPAPEDFANVAGLGVQGVVEGHAVLVGRVALLKEWAIGLPVELERAKAEAEAAGRTAIAVAWDGEARAVLEVADAVKETSPEAIRRLRALGLTPILLTGDNEAVAASVAAEVGIAAEDVIAGVMPQDKVDVVKRLQSEGRSVAMVGDGVNDAAALAQADLGLAMGTGTDAAIEAGDLTLVRGDLRAAADAIRLSRRTLGTIKSNLFWAFAYNVGALPLAAAGLLNPMLAGAAMAFSSVFVVGNSLRLRGFKPLS
- a CDS encoding GNAT family N-acetyltransferase, which produces MLSMGGDQVEEAVAHAAKVLRAAVGLDWSVRAGGLDWSCLETAEHIAGDLVAYAGQLTGRAQDAYVPFEIAFDEGAGPEDAIRVIESTGGLLSAVVRTTPPGVRAYHPYPHGSADAVGFAAMGVAEVLLHTYDIAQALGVDAKPPAALCEAVLAWLFPQVPPARAPEDHWATLLWATGRGTLPGRPRLDKWRWHNALSIPAGRIALREVSPAAAADLAAGGPGGLTWIEGGPFDGTRRAAEMVTKAYASGVHRPEWGMFALVRAEDEVAVGGMGFHGPPDEEGIAEVGYDLAVGARGRGYASEALDSLSAWALARPELSALLALIEPANEPSQRVALRASYVRASDRGDLRAYLRRG
- a CDS encoding maleylpyruvate isomerase family mycothiol-dependent enzyme, yielding MTATTYTHDEAYDPERPGRLLRTERDLLIPLLRAADDSAYAIRTCCPGWTVRHVLAHCSSALARVVEKRFEEGVYSPESNDRDIAERADWPNSRIVDELEHGMTEAGAVMVAFKGRLDGVALGEWVHAGDVREAWGLPGAYGGAGLGDALTLLGEYSRSTSAVSLHADVDGWDEPLSLGVPDGRRPPARYIGDAPTLVRLYTGRPLAGTRYELAGAREGELPLFD